CCGACATTCTGAAGCGCGAAAACAACCCCTCCGCAAGCCTGGACAAGAATGGCCAGTTGCTGGTAGGTGCTGCTGTTAGCACTTCTGCAAACACTTTGGAACGCGTTGCCGCTCTCGTTGAAGCTGGCGTTGACCTGCTGGTCATCGATACCGCTCACGGCCACCACATCGGTGTCCGCAACATGGTGAAGACCGTTCGTAAGAAGTATCCCAAGCTCACCATCTGCGGTGGTAACGTCTGCACTCCGGAAGCTGTTACTGAACTTGCCAAGTGCGGTGCAAACATCGTTAAGGTGGGTATCGGTCCCGGCTCCATCTGCACCACCCGTATCGTGGCTGGCGTAGGTTACCCGCAGTTCTCCGCAATCGTTGAATGCGGTAAGGCCGCTCGCAAGGCTGGCGTCAAGATTATCGCTGACGGTGGTCTCAAGTTCTCTGGCGACATCGTGAAGGCTCTGGCCGCTGGTGGTCACGCTGTAATGATCGGTTCTATGTTCGCAGGTACCGAAGAAGCTCCGGGCGAAGTGATCCTCGCTGATGGCCGTAGCTTCAAGAGCTACCGCGGTATGGGCTCTCTGGGTGCCATGGCTGCAGGTTCTGCAGACCGTTACTTCCAGGGTGGCGTCAAGGAACCCCGCAAGTTCGTTCCGGAAGGTATCGAAGGCCGCGTCCCGTACAAGGGCCCCCTCCGCGACACTATCTACCAGATCATCGGTGGTATCCATTCCGCAATGGGCTACGCAGGTGCTGCAAACCTGGAAGACCTGTACAAGAAGGCTACCTTCGTTCGCATCACTGGCGCTGGTCTCCGTGAATCTCATCCGCACGATGTGACCATCACCAAGGAAGCCCCGAACTACCGTTCCGAAGGCTAATTAATGCGTGAACGTCGCAGGCATTAACCGCCCGCGAATGGACATGTCATCCCGAGCGCAGCGCCGAAGGCGCGAAGCCGAGGGATCTAGTAATTAAAAGTCCCGCTGCAGTTTAGAGACTGCCGCGGGATTTTTTCGTTATTGCTAAAATGAGTTAAGCTTCAAGACGGTCGTTGGTGATGCTTACGAAAAATTCAGGACTCCACAGATCCAGCTTTCGCTGGTCGTTTATAAACTTGGATACATCGTTCTTGGCGTCCACAAAGTCTATCGTCTCAAATCTTTCACAGAGCATTTGTTTTAGTTTATCTATAGTCAGCTCGCCCTGCTGCGTAGCTTGCCAGTGACCGCTTTGCTCCAGACGATTTTGCAAGTGGTTCAGGTTCACCCTGATGCCTTTGGATAAATACCACACGTAATCGTAAAAGTCTCGCCCCTTTACGCG
This Fibrobacter sp. UWEL DNA region includes the following protein-coding sequences:
- the guaB gene encoding IMP dehydrogenase; this translates as MKILPEALTFDDVLLVPAESSVLPSQTDVSTQLAANIKLNIPVISAAMDTVTTAPLAISIALQGGLGIIHKNMSIEEQAEEVRKVKRWQSGIVTNPVTLDADEPVSAAFEMRARNKISGFPILSKGKLVGMLTSRDLRTITDYNVKISKVMTKNPVTASPKISLAKAKELLAEKRIEKLPLVDANGVLKGLITMTDILKRENNPSASLDKNGQLLVGAAVSTSANTLERVAALVEAGVDLLVIDTAHGHHIGVRNMVKTVRKKYPKLTICGGNVCTPEAVTELAKCGANIVKVGIGPGSICTTRIVAGVGYPQFSAIVECGKAARKAGVKIIADGGLKFSGDIVKALAAGGHAVMIGSMFAGTEEAPGEVILADGRSFKSYRGMGSLGAMAAGSADRYFQGGVKEPRKFVPEGIEGRVPYKGPLRDTIYQIIGGIHSAMGYAGAANLEDLYKKATFVRITGAGLRESHPHDVTITKEAPNYRSEG